Proteins from a genomic interval of Chroococcidiopsis thermalis PCC 7203:
- a CDS encoding glycosyltransferase family 4 protein, translated as MSNKSKMRLLILFPSRLRGGAEEYSLTIASAAVRQGWDVHAAFPKTEKTVSLITDFSKSGVQYHEATVDDVEAQKQKITWQFLWFLKTLILLLKVKPNFVLINLPLADLCLGSILACALLKKPTAVRFALIFPNQAFTNKRLKLYAWARARNQQWIAITECDRQIICQSFNVPETEIVQIYNGARTNLLSSHRNALEKTVEIRRQVRQELGLAETSQILLTVADLNPRKGHGDLIPIAPYLIKEFPNIRFVWAGGGQSKNLISRLQEYGIEDKVLLLGYRSDVPRLLQAADLFIFPTHSEGFPWALLEAMIYNLPIVSSNASGIPEIVKNNVHGLLCHPGDSYGFLENILWALRHPEQMQLMAQNARSRAQEFSEEKMVKRTLAALSRLSHT; from the coding sequence ATGAGCAATAAAAGTAAGATGAGATTACTAATCCTTTTTCCTTCACGGCTTCGTGGGGGAGCTGAAGAATACTCTCTTACTATTGCGTCGGCAGCTGTAAGACAAGGATGGGATGTACATGCAGCATTTCCCAAAACTGAAAAAACAGTATCCTTAATTACTGACTTCTCAAAGAGTGGCGTGCAATATCATGAGGCAACCGTTGATGATGTAGAAGCGCAGAAACAGAAAATAACATGGCAATTTTTGTGGTTCCTTAAAACTCTTATCTTATTACTCAAGGTTAAGCCAAATTTTGTTTTGATTAACCTTCCCCTAGCGGATCTCTGCTTAGGTTCTATACTTGCTTGCGCGCTTTTAAAAAAGCCAACAGCTGTACGTTTTGCTCTGATTTTTCCCAACCAGGCATTTACTAATAAAAGATTGAAACTTTACGCATGGGCTCGTGCTAGAAATCAGCAATGGATTGCGATCACAGAATGCGATCGCCAGATTATATGTCAATCATTTAATGTTCCTGAAACAGAAATAGTTCAAATTTATAATGGCGCTAGAACTAATTTACTTTCAAGTCATCGTAACGCCTTAGAAAAAACTGTTGAAATTCGTCGCCAAGTACGTCAAGAGCTAGGACTAGCTGAAACAAGTCAAATTTTACTAACAGTTGCTGACTTAAATCCTCGCAAGGGTCATGGCGATCTTATACCGATAGCACCATATCTAATCAAAGAGTTTCCAAATATTAGGTTCGTGTGGGCTGGAGGAGGTCAATCAAAGAATCTAATCAGTAGATTGCAAGAATATGGAATTGAAGATAAGGTATTGCTGCTAGGTTACAGATCTGATGTGCCAAGGCTTCTGCAAGCAGCAGATCTTTTTATATTTCCGACACATTCTGAAGGCTTTCCCTGGGCTTTATTAGAAGCAATGATCTATAACTTGCCGATCGTATCTTCAAATGCAAGCGGTATTCCAGAAATTGTGAAAAATAACGTTCATGGTTTGTTATGCCATCCAGGTGATAGTTATGGTTTTCTAGAAAACATTCTTTGGGCTCTCAGACATCCCGAACAGATGCAACTGATGGCACAGAATGCTCGATCGCGCGCTCAAGAGTTTTCTGAAGAAAAGATGGTAAAAAGAACCTTAGCTGCCTTGTCCAGATTAAGTCATACATAA
- a CDS encoding FkbM family methyltransferase, whose amino-acid sequence MMGKTLKKLISTPFRNMHKQQANDFDLPQATISSSHIKQLIAQANEGLFTFDVRDKAVGWRIALEGVWEESETNFIKTIVREGDFAIDVGANLGWYTITLANLVGKDGFILAFEPNPRNHHLLLENIRLNQVENQVKTYQSALLDSKSTVSFELSESNFGDHRVRFRHFNSKEVEKYNESSRSVITVEAITLDEILADNLEKNKVVRLMKLDCQGSEVAILRGAHKTLEKIEYLVTEYWPYGIRRAGYEPSNFIQIVKSSFTSFAEVPKRNEVFYSNFKPISEFDAHIKTEFGADETTSTKVTDYIFRK is encoded by the coding sequence ATGATGGGAAAAACCTTAAAAAAATTAATCTCTACCCCTTTTAGAAATATGCATAAGCAGCAAGCAAATGATTTTGACTTGCCGCAAGCTACAATATCTAGTTCTCATATTAAACAGTTAATTGCACAAGCTAATGAAGGCTTGTTTACTTTTGATGTTCGTGACAAAGCGGTAGGGTGGAGAATTGCACTTGAAGGTGTTTGGGAAGAATCAGAAACCAACTTTATAAAAACGATTGTTAGAGAAGGTGACTTTGCAATTGATGTAGGAGCAAATCTAGGTTGGTACACAATTACGCTTGCTAACTTAGTAGGTAAAGATGGTTTTATACTTGCTTTTGAGCCTAATCCTAGAAATCATCATCTTTTACTAGAAAATATCCGTCTTAACCAAGTAGAAAATCAAGTTAAAACGTATCAATCTGCTCTTTTAGATTCAAAGTCTACTGTAAGCTTTGAGTTATCCGAATCAAATTTTGGAGACCATAGAGTTAGGTTTCGTCACTTTAACTCTAAAGAAGTAGAAAAGTATAATGAAAGCTCTCGTTCAGTTATAACTGTTGAGGCAATTACCTTAGATGAGATTCTTGCGGATAATCTCGAAAAAAATAAAGTAGTAAGATTGATGAAGCTCGATTGCCAAGGTTCTGAAGTAGCAATTCTGAGAGGAGCGCACAAGACATTAGAAAAAATAGAATATTTAGTTACAGAGTATTGGCCTTATGGTATCCGTAGAGCGGGTTATGAACCTAGTAATTTTATTCAAATCGTCAAAAGTAGTTTCACTAGCTTTGCTGAAGTACCAAAGAGGAATGAAGTATTTTATAGCAATTTCAAGCCTATATCGGAGTTCGATGCCCATATAAAAACAGAATTTGGAGCTGATGAAACAACAAGTACAAAGGTCACTGATTATATATTTAGAAAGTAG
- a CDS encoding ABC transporter permease — MKNYSARRRTDLQRPELPPAIVYTPENLLRHPVHLFKLMWRDLLASRELAWRLMVRDISAQYRQSFLGFIWAFLPPLAMAAGFTLASESNIIKIGVTDLPYPAYVMFSTALWQTFVEAVNGPVQAINLSKPMLARVNFPREAIILAKVGEVLFNFAIKLILIVALFLWYQIPMRWTILLAPVALVHLIMLGTLIGTLLSPLGVLYQDVSKGLTMVTNFWLFLTPVVYPVPNEGTFGFLVKLNPVTPLLVTTRELATTGDISNAGGFWIVSVMTLFGILLTWVVFRLAIPYVIERVSS; from the coding sequence ATGAAGAACTATTCCGCACGACGAAGAACGGATCTACAAAGACCGGAACTACCACCAGCGATCGTTTACACGCCAGAGAATCTGCTCAGGCATCCAGTTCATCTATTCAAACTGATGTGGCGGGACTTGTTAGCTTCTCGCGAACTGGCATGGCGGCTGATGGTGCGAGATATTAGCGCTCAATACCGTCAATCATTTCTAGGTTTTATCTGGGCATTCTTACCACCGCTGGCTATGGCAGCAGGATTTACACTTGCGAGCGAGTCCAATATTATCAAAATTGGTGTCACGGACTTGCCCTATCCCGCCTATGTGATGTTTAGCACGGCACTGTGGCAAACGTTTGTAGAAGCAGTCAATGGTCCAGTACAAGCTATAAACTTGTCGAAGCCGATGCTAGCTAGAGTCAATTTTCCCCGAGAGGCAATTATCTTAGCAAAGGTAGGTGAAGTATTATTCAACTTTGCCATCAAACTCATCTTAATTGTGGCATTGTTTCTCTGGTATCAGATTCCTATGAGGTGGACAATCCTTCTCGCTCCCGTAGCGCTAGTTCATTTAATTATGCTGGGGACGTTAATTGGTACTCTATTGTCTCCTTTGGGAGTTTTATATCAGGATGTGTCAAAAGGTCTAACAATGGTAACCAACTTTTGGCTTTTTTTAACTCCAGTAGTTTATCCCGTTCCTAATGAAGGAACCTTTGGGTTTCTGGTGAAACTTAATCCCGTCACTCCGTTATTAGTAACAACACGAGAGTTAGCAACAACAGGAGATATCTCAAATGCTGGTGGGTTTTGGATTGTCAGTGTCATGACTTTATTTGGAATTTTGCTGACATGGGTTGTATTTCGTCTCGCGATACCTTACGTAATTGAGAGGGTAAGCTCATAA
- a CDS encoding glycosyltransferase family 4 protein, with protein MCSQFARQMLADGVKPEKVSFIIGGGADPKLFRSHQRMNGAIGFCTAYYARKDPDRIFNIIKMLPHRKFILLGRDWDRYEKFTELTAMPNFSYIEASYAEYPSYYAQMDVFVSTAILEGGPIPLIEAMMCNVVPVASKTGFAPDIIHHGNNGFLFEVDASAESVCKLIEQAYQIETDIRKTVEHLTWNNFSLAVQQLLEK; from the coding sequence ATGTGTTCGCAATTCGCTAGACAAATGCTTGCCGATGGAGTGAAACCTGAGAAAGTCAGCTTCATTATCGGCGGCGGAGCCGACCCAAAACTTTTCCGATCGCATCAGCGCATGAATGGAGCTATTGGCTTCTGCACTGCATATTATGCTCGTAAAGATCCCGATCGCATCTTCAACATTATTAAAATGTTGCCTCACCGAAAGTTTATTCTTCTAGGTAGAGATTGGGATCGGTATGAAAAGTTTACAGAGCTGACTGCCATGCCTAACTTTTCTTATATCGAAGCGTCTTATGCCGAATACCCTAGCTACTACGCCCAAATGGATGTCTTCGTCTCCACCGCAATCCTAGAAGGTGGTCCTATTCCTCTGATTGAAGCTATGATGTGCAATGTTGTTCCTGTGGCGAGCAAAACTGGATTTGCTCCCGACATTATTCACCACGGCAACAATGGCTTTCTTTTTGAAGTTGATGCATCTGCTGAATCAGTATGCAAGTTAATCGAACAAGCCTATCAGATCGAAACAGATATTAGAAAAACTGTCGAACACTTGACATGGAATAACTTTTCACTTGCAGTTCAGCAACTACTAGAAAAGTAG
- a CDS encoding class I SAM-dependent methyltransferase, with the protein MIKVLTQRSFPVSILNIFSRRNTLKVTTLSKASQSRQESNQWLKCHAANIEGCVLSIGSDTDEDNDGGRYRDYFQKCSSYTTSEATSEFNVDLVLDVRSMPQIQNNTFDCVFCSGVLEHVDDYLAGLKEITRILRSGGILLLGLPFRQAIHMAPNDYWRFTEHGLRYLLRDDYEILELKSIDNSVPNFPAAYWLKAKKR; encoded by the coding sequence ATGATTAAAGTACTGACACAACGTTCCTTCCCTGTTTCAATACTAAATATTTTCAGCAGACGTAACACATTAAAAGTCACTACCTTGTCGAAAGCCTCACAGTCAAGGCAAGAATCAAACCAATGGCTTAAGTGTCATGCAGCAAATATTGAGGGTTGTGTTCTTTCTATTGGCAGCGATACTGACGAAGATAATGACGGAGGACGGTATCGAGATTATTTCCAGAAATGCTCGTCATATACCACGTCAGAAGCCACTTCTGAGTTCAATGTCGATCTGGTACTTGACGTGCGATCGATGCCGCAAATTCAGAATAACACATTTGATTGCGTGTTCTGCTCTGGTGTACTTGAACATGTTGATGACTATCTTGCTGGTTTAAAGGAGATAACTAGAATTCTCCGCTCGGGAGGTATTTTGTTACTCGGTTTGCCTTTTCGACAAGCAATTCATATGGCTCCAAATGATTACTGGCGTTTCACCGAGCATGGTCTGAGATATCTGCTGCGAGATGATTACGAAATTCTCGAACTCAAGTCAATAGATAATTCTGTGCCTAATTTTCCAGCTGCATACTGGCTAAAAGCGAAGAAGCGATGA
- a CDS encoding methyltransferase domain-containing protein, whose translation MIHNSKHDFIKYLPHTIAKGLVPYGIYNFLKKGRTSSYTNLLNSYHKSQKIPFSPGYQEAKLEFIQSTISSKELFSCFVHQIFLPEGFGAFFDERVVEYPWIFANLNYNQNSKLLDVGPALNYKFCLDRLLSSNPNQEITMLSLTPDARCFYHNKVSYVLGDVRSLPFINNYFEQITCISTIEHVGMNNQRYGATVEHNPEDYIVALLEMKRVLKNSGALLITVPFGTYEDFGWFQQFDETMVNRIVEAFVPTEHSITYYKYTDKGWNLCSSDLCSSIRYNTHRSNDPLFYTSNPVCAGAVACIKLIK comes from the coding sequence ATGATTCATAACTCAAAGCATGATTTTATTAAGTATCTGCCTCATACCATAGCTAAAGGCTTAGTTCCTTATGGAATTTATAATTTTTTAAAAAAAGGCAGAACTTCAAGTTATACCAATCTTCTCAATAGCTATCATAAAAGTCAAAAAATTCCATTTAGTCCTGGTTATCAAGAAGCTAAGCTCGAATTCATTCAATCAACCATCTCCTCGAAAGAACTCTTTAGTTGTTTTGTACATCAAATTTTTTTACCTGAAGGTTTTGGAGCTTTTTTTGATGAAAGAGTAGTAGAGTATCCTTGGATTTTTGCCAACCTTAACTATAATCAAAATTCTAAACTTTTGGATGTTGGTCCTGCTCTTAATTATAAATTTTGTCTAGATCGGTTATTAAGCTCTAATCCAAATCAAGAAATTACAATGTTATCCTTGACTCCTGATGCAAGGTGTTTTTATCATAATAAAGTATCTTATGTATTAGGTGACGTTCGATCGCTTCCTTTTATCAACAATTATTTTGAACAGATAACCTGCATATCAACTATTGAGCATGTAGGTATGAACAATCAGAGGTATGGGGCTACAGTCGAGCATAATCCAGAAGATTATATAGTAGCTCTTTTAGAAATGAAAAGAGTGTTAAAAAACTCAGGTGCATTACTTATTACAGTACCTTTTGGTACTTACGAGGATTTTGGTTGGTTTCAGCAGTTTGATGAAACAATGGTTAATAGAATAGTTGAAGCTTTTGTACCTACAGAACACAGCATTACTTACTATAAATATACAGATAAAGGATGGAATCTATGTAGTTCGGATTTATGTTCATCCATAAGATATAATACACACCGCTCTAACGATCCTTTATTTTATACATCTAATCCTGTGTGTGCAGGTGCAGTTGCTTGCATCAAATTAATAAAATAA
- a CDS encoding ABC transporter ATP-binding protein codes for MSTEIIDRKTATHPKKSEVVISVERLSKKFCRDLKQSLFYGIQDITTDLVGGRRKSDTLRPGEFWALKDIDFQLRRGEALGLVGANGAGKSTLLRIISGLIKPDTGSVKIRGRVAPLIALGAGFNPILTGRENIYANMSILGLSTQEIKERFQDVIDFAEIWNAIDAPVQTYSSGMAARLGFACAIYTEPEILLIDEVLAVGDIKFKAKCYRKLHELRDKGTSFILVNHNPQAILHICDFAVYLSKGELIVSGKTEKVIEKYENDLFLNDTHESSQVLFLPEKTESESLGLDIRSLFFRDLEGNIIKSLVSGKPVNFCVGCQAHQRVDNVTLHLKIKTIGGEGGMGTVLFLSGEHDEKFFEIPSGKQELQVELPYLGLGPGTYTMSIKLKQSSIYTFDVVESFRFTVKSNGKMSECCFYQPRLWKLASPEKS; via the coding sequence ATGTCAACTGAAATAATAGATAGAAAGACTGCAACTCACCCCAAAAAAAGTGAAGTCGTTATCTCCGTCGAGCGGCTCTCTAAGAAGTTTTGCCGAGACTTAAAGCAGTCTTTATTCTATGGCATCCAAGATATTACAACAGATCTAGTGGGTGGGAGGCGAAAAAGTGATACTTTACGTCCAGGTGAATTCTGGGCTTTAAAAGATATCGATTTTCAACTGCGGCGAGGAGAAGCACTGGGATTGGTTGGAGCAAACGGTGCTGGAAAAAGTACCCTGCTACGAATTATTAGTGGTTTGATTAAGCCAGATACTGGCAGTGTAAAAATTAGAGGTAGGGTGGCTCCATTAATTGCCCTGGGAGCTGGATTTAACCCTATCCTAACGGGACGAGAAAATATCTATGCAAATATGTCAATTTTGGGCTTATCAACTCAAGAAATTAAAGAGAGATTTCAAGATGTGATAGATTTTGCCGAAATCTGGAATGCTATTGATGCTCCCGTACAAACTTACAGCTCTGGAATGGCAGCCCGATTGGGATTTGCTTGTGCAATTTATACGGAACCAGAAATTCTCCTGATTGATGAAGTGCTGGCTGTAGGAGATATCAAATTTAAAGCTAAGTGCTATCGAAAGTTACATGAGCTGCGCGATAAAGGTACATCTTTTATTTTGGTCAACCATAATCCGCAGGCAATATTGCATATATGCGATTTTGCAGTATATCTATCAAAGGGTGAATTAATTGTGTCTGGCAAAACAGAGAAAGTCATAGAAAAGTATGAAAACGATTTATTTTTGAACGATACGCATGAGTCCTCGCAAGTTTTGTTTCTGCCAGAAAAAACAGAATCTGAAAGTTTAGGACTAGATATACGATCGCTCTTCTTTAGAGATCTTGAAGGAAATATTATTAAATCACTAGTAAGCGGTAAACCAGTAAATTTCTGTGTGGGATGTCAGGCGCATCAGAGGGTTGATAATGTTACTCTTCACTTGAAAATTAAAACAATAGGTGGTGAAGGTGGAATGGGTACAGTTTTATTTCTGAGTGGCGAACACGATGAAAAATTTTTTGAAATTCCTTCAGGCAAACAAGAGCTTCAAGTTGAACTGCCTTATCTAGGGTTAGGACCTGGTACATACACTATGAGTATCAAATTAAAGCAGAGTTCTATTTATACTTTTGATGTGGTTGAGTCATTCAGGTTTACAGTCAAGTCAAATGGAAAAATGAGTGAATGTTGTTTTTATCAACCACGCCTATGGAAACTTGCGAGTCCAGAAAAAAGCTAA
- a CDS encoding polysaccharide ABC transporter ATP-binding protein — MTISIASQETSEQQLDNEVVLSVEGVSKKFCRDLKRSLLYAVQDIATELVGIRQKSEKLRRDEFWALKDVSFQLRRGEALGLVGPNGSGKSTLLRIISGLIKPDSGFVEIKGRIAPLIALGAGFNPILTGRENIYANMSILGLSKKEIDERFEAVLDFAEIGAAIDAPVQTYSSGMAARLGFACAIYTEPDILLIDEVLAVGDIKFRAKCYRRLAKLREQGTSFILVSHNPHSILSICDRAMYLSKGNLIATGNTDLVMNRYEQDLFLNGLEKSSGLMLLSEKAGNSESDLYIIYLCFKDKEENILDYPITGEPTYFCVGCKVSKKLNDLSLAILITEMSGENDIVLNLSAYMDDCPLQIDDKNTEIQLQMPYLGLKPGVYSMKVHIAQNSLTLFDAIESFRFTVKGNKSMNQCSFYQPRAWKVTNKLSYTQLV; from the coding sequence ATGACAATTAGTATTGCTAGCCAGGAAACATCAGAACAACAATTGGATAATGAGGTAGTTCTTTCAGTTGAAGGAGTTTCCAAAAAATTTTGCCGAGACTTGAAGCGATCGCTGCTTTATGCAGTACAAGATATTGCTACTGAGTTAGTAGGGATACGACAAAAGAGCGAAAAACTAAGACGTGACGAGTTTTGGGCACTTAAAGATGTTAGCTTTCAGTTACGACGCGGAGAAGCACTAGGCTTAGTAGGACCAAATGGCAGTGGGAAATCCACGCTACTACGAATTATTAGTGGTTTAATTAAGCCAGACAGTGGATTTGTGGAAATCAAGGGTCGAATAGCACCACTGATTGCGCTGGGAGCAGGGTTTAACCCAATACTGACAGGGCGAGAGAATATCTATGCCAATATGTCTATTTTAGGTTTGTCTAAGAAAGAAATCGACGAGCGATTTGAGGCTGTTTTAGATTTTGCAGAGATTGGTGCTGCAATTGATGCTCCAGTGCAGACTTATAGTTCGGGAATGGCTGCAAGATTAGGGTTTGCTTGTGCGATTTACACGGAACCTGACATTCTCCTGATTGACGAAGTGCTGGCAGTAGGAGATATAAAGTTTAGGGCTAAATGTTACCGTAGACTAGCTAAGCTACGCGAACAAGGAACATCTTTCATTCTAGTATCACACAACCCGCATTCAATCTTGTCTATTTGTGACAGAGCTATGTATTTATCCAAAGGTAATTTGATAGCAACAGGTAACACTGATTTAGTCATGAATAGATACGAGCAAGATCTATTTTTGAATGGATTAGAAAAATCTTCAGGATTAATGCTTTTATCAGAGAAAGCTGGGAATTCAGAATCTGATTTATATATCATATACTTATGTTTTAAGGATAAAGAAGAAAATATTCTTGATTATCCTATTACTGGTGAACCTACTTATTTTTGTGTGGGATGTAAAGTATCCAAAAAACTTAATGATTTAAGTTTAGCTATATTAATTACAGAAATGTCTGGAGAAAATGATATTGTATTAAATTTGTCGGCATACATGGATGATTGCCCATTACAAATAGATGATAAAAATACTGAAATTCAACTTCAGATGCCTTATCTAGGTTTAAAACCTGGTGTTTACAGTATGAAGGTTCATATTGCTCAAAACTCCCTTACACTTTTTGATGCGATCGAGTCCTTCAGATTTACAGTGAAAGGGAATAAAAGTATGAATCAGTGTTCATTTTACCAGCCGCGGGCATGGAAAGTTACTAATAAATTAAGTTACACCCAGTTGGTTTAA
- a CDS encoding glycosyltransferase family 4 protein, translating into MKILLINDYGTATGGAELQMLGLRQNLRDRGHDVRLFSSRAMQVASSYCLSDYSCFGTTTRLQVLSQTVNFSAYLKLRQILHEFRPDVVHVRMFMWQLSPLILTLLKDVPCLYQTAVYKAICPVGTKLLPDGRPCKATAGIACLRDRCLTPQSWAVLMVQRQLWQRWRSAFDLVVALSYGMKAQLEAEGIGAIEVVHNGVPVRPMRPPLANPPTVAFAGRLVSEKGVDVLLRAFARAKAQAPKAQLLVAGRGSEEDALRALAAELGIATDVTWLGHLPRSEMEKHFDSAWVQVVPSLWSEPFGNVTTEAMMRGTSVIASAVGAQPEIVVDGITGFLVPPLDVDALTAALLRLLLNASLAEQMGRVGRQYALTYFSEDRCTERFLEIYQRLRASAVSVSSSRNRS; encoded by the coding sequence ATGAAGATTCTTCTGATCAATGATTATGGTACAGCAACTGGGGGAGCCGAGTTACAAATGCTAGGCTTGCGTCAGAACTTGCGCGATCGCGGTCATGATGTTCGCCTATTCTCTAGTCGTGCTATGCAAGTTGCTAGCAGCTACTGCCTATCTGACTACAGTTGTTTTGGCACTACAACTCGATTGCAAGTTTTGTCCCAGACTGTTAATTTCTCTGCCTATTTAAAGCTACGCCAGATTCTGCATGAATTTCGACCTGATGTGGTTCACGTACGCATGTTTATGTGGCAGCTTTCACCACTCATCCTTACTTTACTTAAAGACGTGCCGTGTTTGTACCAAACAGCCGTGTATAAAGCAATTTGTCCTGTAGGCACAAAACTTTTGCCCGATGGTCGTCCCTGTAAAGCTACTGCTGGAATTGCTTGTCTGCGCGATCGCTGCCTTACACCTCAATCTTGGGCAGTATTGATGGTACAGCGGCAACTTTGGCAACGCTGGCGCTCTGCTTTCGATCTAGTGGTTGCCCTTAGTTACGGCATGAAAGCACAGTTAGAAGCAGAAGGGATTGGAGCGATCGAAGTTGTACACAACGGTGTACCTGTTCGACCGATGCGTCCACCCCTTGCCAATCCCCCAACAGTTGCTTTTGCTGGACGGTTAGTGTCAGAAAAAGGGGTTGACGTTTTGTTGCGAGCCTTTGCACGTGCTAAAGCACAAGCGCCTAAAGCGCAGTTGCTCGTTGCAGGTCGGGGTTCAGAGGAAGATGCTTTACGAGCTTTAGCGGCGGAACTTGGCATTGCAACTGACGTGACTTGGTTGGGACACTTACCACGTTCTGAAATGGAAAAACATTTTGATTCAGCCTGGGTGCAGGTAGTACCTTCACTTTGGTCAGAGCCATTTGGTAACGTAACAACTGAGGCAATGATGCGCGGTACATCTGTCATTGCTAGTGCTGTTGGCGCACAGCCAGAGATTGTTGTTGATGGTATTACGGGTTTTTTAGTACCGCCTCTCGATGTGGATGCCTTGACCGCTGCCCTGTTACGCTTATTGCTCAATGCAAGCTTAGCCGAGCAAATGGGGCGAGTTGGTCGTCAGTATGCTTTAACCTACTTCAGTGAAGACCGATGTACGGAGCGGTTCTTGGAAATTTACCAGCGGCTGCGCGCATCGGCAGTAAGCGTATCATCGTCGCGAAACCGATCATGA
- a CDS encoding class I SAM-dependent methyltransferase: MLTLKNSISYAARGVNTERLNAILENAGQSVLDVGCGNGTYVLKLADRYNILGVDIQHFETWNAMPHLFSVSDASELKFKDSSFDTVLSFETLEHLPEPKKALREYYRICRKNLILTVPNCDVTSGMRQSLMTYYHWVDRTHVNFFDMDTITEAVKEAGFKVVKHYYINQLSLLPLLTEAFNLSGLLGKLVQKILLKRQQRKYYITCLVVAEK; encoded by the coding sequence ATGTTAACACTCAAAAACTCTATTTCGTATGCTGCTAGAGGAGTAAATACTGAAAGATTAAATGCTATTTTAGAAAATGCTGGGCAATCTGTACTCGATGTAGGATGTGGTAATGGAACCTACGTACTAAAACTTGCAGATCGATACAATATTTTAGGTGTTGACATTCAGCATTTTGAAACCTGGAATGCAATGCCTCATCTTTTTTCCGTTTCAGATGCTTCTGAACTTAAATTTAAAGATAGTAGCTTTGATACAGTTCTTTCTTTTGAAACGTTAGAACATCTACCAGAACCAAAAAAGGCTCTCAGAGAGTACTATAGGATTTGCCGTAAAAATCTGATTCTTACAGTTCCAAATTGCGATGTTACTTCTGGAATGCGTCAAAGCCTCATGACTTATTATCATTGGGTTGATAGAACTCATGTCAACTTTTTTGATATGGATACCATTACTGAAGCAGTTAAAGAAGCAGGCTTTAAAGTTGTAAAACATTACTATATTAATCAGCTTTCCTTACTACCTTTGTTGACTGAAGCGTTCAACTTATCTGGATTATTAGGTAAGCTCGTGCAAAAAATTTTACTAAAAAGACAACAGCGTAAATATTATATTACTTGTCTTGTGGTTGCTGAGAAATAA
- a CDS encoding glycosyltransferase family 2 protein produces the protein MTHEQPFFSIIIPTYNRPERLANCLQSIAQLNYPPDRFEVIVVDDGSETPIEPVVASFRKQLNLTAIAQQNSGPANARNTGATLARGKFLVFTDDDCMPAPEWLKTLEVRFKAAPDCLVGGRTLNALPDNLYSTASQVLIDFLYEYYNADRDRSSFFASNNLALPAERFHVLGGFDTTFPLAAGEDREFCDRWLQHGYEMIYAPEAQVYHAHKLTLYAFWRQHYNYGRGAFCFHQVRARRNMERLKVEPLSFYFNLLRYPFSQKLGQPALAIATLFMLSQIANVSGFFWETTSYSR, from the coding sequence ATGACACATGAGCAACCTTTCTTCTCAATTATTATCCCTACGTACAATCGCCCAGAACGACTAGCAAATTGCCTTCAATCGATCGCTCAGCTAAACTATCCCCCAGATCGCTTTGAAGTCATAGTGGTAGATGATGGTAGTGAGACACCAATAGAGCCAGTTGTTGCATCCTTTCGCAAACAACTCAATCTCACTGCGATCGCGCAACAAAATTCTGGTCCAGCAAACGCACGCAACACTGGTGCGACTCTCGCCAGGGGTAAGTTTCTAGTGTTCACCGATGACGATTGTATGCCTGCTCCTGAATGGTTGAAAACCCTAGAGGTTCGTTTCAAGGCAGCACCAGATTGTCTCGTCGGTGGTCGGACGCTCAACGCCCTGCCCGATAATCTCTACTCAACAGCTAGCCAAGTACTAATTGATTTTCTCTATGAGTACTACAATGCCGATCGCGATCGGTCAAGCTTCTTTGCCTCTAACAACCTAGCTTTACCCGCAGAACGTTTCCACGTCCTGGGCGGCTTTGACACCACTTTTCCCCTAGCTGCGGGAGAAGATAGAGAGTTTTGCGATCGCTGGTTACAGCACGGTTACGAAATGATTTATGCACCAGAAGCCCAAGTTTATCACGCTCATAAACTCACGTTATACGCATTCTGGCGACAACACTACAACTATGGGCGCGGTGCTTTTTGTTTTCACCAAGTCCGCGCTCGTCGCAATATGGAACGCCTCAAAGTAGAACCTTTATCTTTTTATTTCAACTTGTTAAGGTATCCTTTTTCGCAAAAATTGGGTCAACCAGCACTAGCGATCGCAACTCTATTTATGTTGTCTCAAATCGCCAATGTATCGGGCTTTTTTTGGGAAACAACAAGTTATTCAAGATGA